TTTGGCGGCGGCCGGGGTGGCGGCGGCGGGGGAAACAAGTTCGGCAACCCCGGCGATCGCCTGCGGAAGAAGCACTGGAACCTTGACGAGCTGCCCAAGTTTGAGAAGAACTTCTACCAGGAGCACCCGGACGTCTCCAGGAGGCCCATGGTGGGTATAGCACGGACATGTGCTTTGATCaaggaaataactgaaaaatccgcagcttattccaaaaatGACTGTCTCCTATGCCAGTggttttcaacattttttcagtgatgtgccccctgtgaacataattttaattcaagtaccccctaatcagagcaaagcatttttggttggaaaaaagagataaagaagtaaaatatagcactatgtaatcagtttctgattaattactTTATCATAGTCCTTATTGAActatttaaaagaaaatatataaaaataactgaacaataaacaagttattcaaccGTTAtatctcagttggtagagtggccgtgccagcaacttgggggttgcaggttcgattcccacttccgccatcctagtcactaccattgtgtccttgggcaagacactttacccaccttctcctagtgccacccacactggtttaaatgtaacttagatattgggtttcactatgtaaagagctttgagtcactagagaaaagcactatataaatataattcacaattcacacacttataaataaagatttctacacatagaagtaatcatcaacttaaagtgccctctttggggattgtaatagagatccatctggattcatgaacttaattttaaacctttctttacaaaaaaaacaaatctttacatcatttatggaacatgtcaacaaaaaatctaTCCAtcaacgctgaatattgcatcgttgtatttttttccccacagtttattaacttacattcatatttcgttgaagtattagtcaataaatctatttataaaatatttttgaattgttgatattttcagaatatttaaatTGCACATTGGAATAATGTTGTGAATGACATCTGCTAGCTGTTATCAACAAAGTcaaagaaatatattttaaaatcattCATGGTTATTACCCTGttaagcagacctgggcaaattaaggccgggGGGCCACGtgtggcccgttgagcttttcgaTCCGTCTAGCtgaacattcccaaatattttttttttagatctttacgaTGTAAACTGTAGCTGCTGTTATGTgctgtcatgttttctaatggtgtaagtcttcaactatacaaagtatttcaatggttggaatctgcgtttatggatgatataccagttactgtgGTCATCGACGTCAGTGGttcctcaaatgggggtacttgaagatatgccaagaagtacgtgagatttttttttttttaatattctaaaaaaatagcaacaattcaaaaatcctttataattatatttattgaaaaatacttcaacaaaatatgaatgtaagttcataaactgtcaaaagaaatgcaacaaagcaatattcggtgttgacagctagattctttgtggacttgttccatgaatattgatgtaaaagatttatttttttgtgaagaaatgtttatgaatccagatggatcttttttttctaaaaagttcaagaaagaccactacaaatgagcaatattttgcactgttatacaacttaataaatcagaaactgatgacatactgctgtattttacttaatctcttttttccaaccaaaaatactttgctctgattagggggtacttgaattgaaaaaaatgttcatggaggtacatcactgaaaaaaggttgagaaccactgatctacgtcacagcagctcaggcaAGGCACCAAGCTGTGTGGGtagggagtgtttccacagacgaGGAAGGAGATTTGCACAACGAAGTtcaaaagcttagtgatacataaAACAGATCAGAACGTACTTTCAGAAGCTTACTGATATATAGAACAGATCAGAACATACTgttttgatccctgggggaaaatcGGCCATATTaagattttaggtgggtttattttgtaccctttgtgttcatatttcactgtttgttgcgtttcacttgattctaAAATATGTTGAcaatcatattttgtcaatattcagtgttttatcattcgtagaaaaatttaaaattccattgtcATAACgattttagcatttaatcagacattgtgaggttttgtattagtgttcctgaaaatagatataccagcctcTAGAcaaattttttttctctaaatgtggcccccgtgtctaaataattgcccaggcctgctgtaaagactgtgatggttagttTCAAGAAGGttattgatgttacctgcaccttatgtactgTGCCCAAAATTTCTGCTATTGTGTAACTacaaacttccacaaacaagccccTCTGGCATGGTCTCTTGTATACAAGCACAAGATGTATgttaattacaataataataaattacatttgtaatgcactttacattatttaaaatgtcAAAAGTCCTACaaagtttataaaaataaattgaaaggtagaacataattaaaacaaaaatggaaatgaAATCATGACACACACTAGATACAATAGAAGTGAAAGCACTGAATGAAGCAGATAAGCAAGCAGTGCGTTTAACAACAAGGCAGAGAGTTTGGCTAAAAGCTGTGCTAAAAAAGTGGGTTTTTAGTCCCTTCTTAAAAACGGTCTACACAcaaggaaatctcttttcctcaacaattggttcaagaatgatttttttttttgtgagtcaGCTTTccaataaggaaggtcaactttttaatgACCAGGAATTTCTCAACTATTTCAAGGTCCCTATCTATGACTCCCAATTtgctattgtatttgatgccacTCCAataggtgttatgttgtacagggcttactCCTCTCCTTTATTATGCTGTAAAAATTGTGAaagatccacttgacactcctatTGGGAAACTGCTTTGATCAGAAAAATCCGgggcttattccaaaatgattgtgtatcTGTCTCTTTTGGAATTGCGCTCTGGAATACTGTTGTGAATGACATGATCCCTTCCCAACAGGTATTTACCTGCCAAAAGAGTCAAAGTGATATCTTGTAAAATCATTCATGGTAGTTAGGCTGTAAAGACTGATGGTTAAGATACAAGGaaattgatgttacctgcacgtcatgtaacatgcatgttgcaccttacgtaccatgcatgttgcaccttatgtaacaTGCGTCCACCTGTTTTGGACTTGTGTAAGCACTGCATGACTATGGCAGGCATCTGTTCATCCTGGATTagaatattcatgacaaatttgtgcttttgttttacatttgcaacctcattatactattggctgtGTTTTATATTCATGAATGTAAGTTtgtcaatacccgacctgttttttgttccTTAAAAAAGAATTGGATCGCTaagttaaaacactctctacctctaacaagcaaaaagtGTTCCAAATGTAAGTTATTCACTGAAAGTGAGTGAGCCTtgggctttgcactttgtttgatATAGAtaatttgcattctattttagttactttgaatttacaatccCCTGGTGCTTTTGTACTCTTTCTACTTTTGTTATTTCTCAACTGTCtgtaaaggtttatttaaaaagaataaaagcatGAGCATGTGGTGTTATGCAACACGTCGCGCACGTGTTGCTGTTACATAATCGCTGCATTGAAACTTACACTACCGATTCCTTTATTGTAGCAAGAAGTGGAGAACTACAGGAGGGTGAAGACTATCACCGTGAAAGGAAGGAACTGCCCAAATCCCATTGTAAATTTCCACGAAGCAAGCTTTCCAAGTAAGTTGACAGAAGTTGTCTTTAAGCATTTTTAAAATGGATCTTTGTACTGATGTGTCTACCCCCCCTCACCAGCATATGTCATGGATGTGATCAACAAGCAAAACTGGACTGAACCAACCCCCATTCAGGCTCAGGGCTGGCCTTTAGCATTGAGTGGCCATGACATGGTTGGCATCGCACAAACCGGCTCTGGCAAAACTCTCTCGGTATGAAACTGAAGAAATTAGTTCCATACGACCATGACTTAGGTTGTTACATTTCTGATGCAATCGCGTACATTCTTTTCACAGTATTTGTTGCCTGCAATTGTTCACATCAACCACCAGCCTTTCTTGGAGCGTGGCGATGGACCTATTGTAAGTATTTGAAGTATTGAACCGTTAAGCTGAAAGTGCTCATTTACAGGAGAAAAGAGCTCGCTATCTAGCTTAAGtgttaacatttacataacattacaACATACCCCCCATCTAAACTTATCTGGAGCTATCTAGCTTAAGtgttaacatttacataacattacaATACCTCCCCATCTAAACTTATCTGGACACATTGCTCTCGGCGCACCATAGATATTCAAAtttgcacattgaacctacaagccgTGCGCTTAGAACATAGCGATCGATTTGCGCTCTGAGAAATATAACCTCAAAGGAAAATGTGATTTAAACCATTTGTATGCCTATACAACATTTAAAACCTTggagtatatcagtatgtggaattaaatgatgaatggattaaccaaagaaatctaACAAATCACCAATaagattcagtttaagagactgtttacAAAGTACACTGAACAATTATGGTGAAACATCTTGAATCTTTAATTTTTTTagataaaaataatttatgtattattttaccTAATATGGCATATTATTTATTCTCTGCTCTGTTAAAGAGAACAAGGACTTGGGACAAAATTGTTATGGTATGAAAGGCGGCAGGATTATAAATCTtatttctactccttttcggacatgattaATTGAAACAATATacgtgatgcattacattgcattgtatgcatgtttgaaatcaaCTGAACCAGTTGTTTGTTTTACTTAATTGCAGTCCTTTCAATACAGCGTGTCCTAAACGTAGTAGGatgaagcagagtttatttattaATCCTGCCCATTTTTATAGAGCAGTTTATCCcatttctttgttctctgtaacagaagtAATTGAATAAATGTACTATAAGTACACCAATATATACATCTTGACTCTTTTCTTAAAGGTAAGTATATTTATGCCAAATGttatttgtactttgtgaacacttagTTTGAACACTGTCTCTTAAATTACCTTAATgctttgatttctttgcttaatccgttCTATCATTTAATTCTTAAGTATTGTACGGCATACAGATGTTTTACGTTACATTTTAGCAAATTAGAGTTGTATTGAATGATGTTGTACAAATCAGATGGATTGACTTTTTATATAAATTAATGATAAACCTTTACAAATTAGGGGCTACATCCAAGCAAAAAGGCTCTTTGCAGGACATTACTTAATCctaaaaatatactgtataattTCTGCAAAACATGTTGAAAGTTCACTACATCGTTTTTGAGCACATCCAACAATACTGTGGCAAATAATCATATGAAGTATATTGTTACATCCATGACCACAAGCAATAAATGTCTCAGCAGACCTCAACCCAGAAAGCCTTTTAATGCCTTTAAATCTAATTGGTTAGATAAGCAAAGACAAACAGAAATGGTTCTTTAAATTCAATTTTGAGAAATTAGTCTTCACTGGTTTTCAGAACCATTTTGCCCAGATGATGGGGGCCATAGTGGTTGCAGCCTAGTATTGTTTTGTGGATACCAAATAGTGAGGTGACTCTTAAACGTATTCACGCAACATATCTGGTAGATGAAGTCCTTTTTTCAAAATGAGTCCTCTTGTAAGTGCACATACTGTCTTTATCAAagctatttataaaaaaaaaaaaaaatgggaatggGAATCATGATTTTTGTGATTTGCATATTGAAGATGAACTTACCAAACTTTGTCATATTTACGTTGCCAGTGCTTGGTGCTTGCCCCCACGCGTGAGCTGGCACAGCAGGTGCAACAAGTGGCCGCAGAGTACGGCCGAGCTTCTCGCCTCAAGACCACCTGTATCTACGGTGGCGCACCCAAGGGACCACAGATTCGTGATCTTGAAAGAGGTAAGGGCGTGACCGTTGATCGGTCATGGTTTTTGCTGTTGAGATgtaatctttaaaaatgtttttccttcAAAGGTGTGGAGATTTGTATCGCAACTCCTGGCCGGCTCATCGACTTCCTGGAAGCCGGAAAGACAAATTTGCGTCGCTGCACTTACTTGGTGTTGGACGAGGCCGACAGAATGCTGGACATGGGCTTTGAACCTCAGATCAGGAAGATTGTGGACCAAATCAGAGTAAATGTTTCTTTGATTCAGTCACCATTCATCAGAACCCCAGTTAAGTCTTACATTTGTGTGTGGGTACACAGCCTGACCGTCAGACACTCATGTGGAGCGCCACTTGGCCCAAAGAGGTGCGTCAGCTGGCTGAGGACTTCCTGAAAGACAACGTGCAGATCAACGTTGGAGCTCTGCAGCTGAGCGCCAACCACAACATCCTGCAAATTGTTGACGTTTGCAACGATGGCGAGAAAGAAAACAAGTGAGTACTTTTTGTATTTCTAAAGATGGTCCTTAAGCAATGCGTGTAAGTTACttaatgtgttttttgttgtgaAAGACTAATTCGCCTGCTGGAGGAAATCATGAGTGAGAAGGAGAACAAGACCATCATATTTGTAGAGACCAAGCGGCGGTGTGATGACCTCACCAGGAGGATGAGGCGGGATGGGTAAGTTATGACCGTCCCTAATACTTGAACATACTCTAATGACTTAAAATGTTGCAGGTGGCCAGCTATGGGTATCCATGGAGATAAGAGTCAGCAGGAAAGAGATTGGGTTCTTAATGGTGAGTTAACATTTCTTGACTTGTTGGGTTAAACAGTTCCTAATGTCTTTGTCCCGATGTTTCAGAGTTTAAATACGGCAAGGCTCCCATTCTCATCGCTACAGATGTTGCCTCCAGAGGTCTAGGTCAGTATCCCCCCTGAAGTGTCTGAAATGTTTCAGAAAGAAAGTATTTTGCTTTCTTTAACTCTTGTGCTTCTTTCCGAGTCTCTCCCCTTACCCAAAGGAGCAGTCGGTATGGCAGGGCCTTGGCATGACAAGCCCAGGTCTCCAGAGGGGGAAGGAGGATTCTTGGAGGTGTCCTGACTGGCGAGGCACGGGTCTCCCAGTTGCGCTCATAAACAGAGGTGACAAGGTCCGAGTGCAGCATATCGCGCTGGCCTATCTAAAAGTGGGGGTGCGCTACAGTTCCCCCCCCACACGCTCGCCTGTTTTCTGGCAACGGTTTGGACTGCGTCACACACCCAGGCTCTGTAACTGTTCCAAAGGTGCAGACGTGTTGTAAAGCATGGGTGGCGTCGCTGTTGCAGTTCAACTTCTGTCGGACGAGCAGCTTGTAAGATCGATTGGAATATCACCTCTGCAATAACATGGCTACTGGCGCTTTTGGTGACAGTGGACATGCTAGTTGGACACCCGTGGGCACAAATCCAAGCTCACACTCCTCCCTCGCCTGCGTTACAAAGTCATGTCGAGACCTGCCAACGAGAGACTTTGATCACTGGGATAATCTTGCCGCCGGGGTGTAGGCGTCCCACCAAAGTCTTAGCTTAGTGTAACGACTGCCATGGGAAAGGACTAGTCAATGCATACTCCAACCAGGGGAAGACCCAAGGCCTGGAGAGTTGTTGTTATTCCCCCCCACTCTTCCTCAATTCCCTCGTTTAAAGCCTATGGAGTGTGCATCGTTTCTCTCTTCCCACCGTAGTCGAACGCCATTTGACTCGCAGCCTGTCGGACTTGTCGCGTTCCCCGCACCACCATGCTACTAACACTGCTGTGTCTCATCTGCTTGTTGTGGTGGCGCCGGCGCACGTCTTTCGTGTGCTGTCCTCCTTTTCCTTTTTGCCACACCGCAACACAATCTTGCAGATGTTGAGGACGTGAAATTTGTCATCAACTTTGACTACCCCAACAACTCTGAGGACTATATCCACCGCATCGGCCGGACGGCCCGTAGCCAAAAGACGGGCACGGCGTACACCTTCTTCACCCCCAACAACATGAGGCAGGCCAGCGACCTCGTCTCTGTGCTCCGCGAGGCCAACCAGGCCATCAACCCCAAGCTCCTCCAAATGGCGGAAGTCAGAGGAGGTAAATCAAATTGGTGAGATACAGAAACTGCGCTGTCAACGGCAGCCATTTTATTTCTCTGCTGCTTGTTAAACAGACCACGGATGCTTCTTTAGGTGGATGTTGCCATGCCTCAAAACAATCCAACGTGTCTGTCCCTTGCTCCCGCAGGTCGTTCAAGGGGAGGGAGAGGTGGTGACTTTGACCGCCGGGATCGGTATTCAGGAAGGAGAGATTACGGCAGTTATCGGGACAGGGACGGCGGTCGAGGCTTTGACAACGGACCAAGCAAGTCATTCAACACAAACACTCAAAACGGAGGCTACGgcgccaacaacaacaacaatagcggTGGTGGTGGCGGCGGCAGCAACGGCTTCAGCGGGGCGAGCTACAACGGCAACAACGGACAGTCCTTCAACAACCAGGCAGCCGCCTTTCCCCCTCAGAACAACTTCCAGGGCCAGCAAAACGGCAACCAGTTCTCTTTCCCCCCGGCACAGGCTCCTCCCCCCCTGAGCTCCTACGCCATGCCGCCTCAGTTCCCCCAGTAAACGCAAgtaatttattgcttttttgacATTTTAAGTTCCCACGTCATCTaggttgtttttgtatttacacgaCAGGGTTACAAACTACTTTTAAGATCTGCAGTGCAAACTCTTAGTGTTGCACCTTCCCCACCTGCCACTTACTGCTATTTAATTTGTTACATTCCTTCATGTTTAGTTATGTTTTTGTACGGAGTACTGTCTTCTCTTGTGTAGCCTTGAAACTGTTGTTACCTCCCTCCATGGAAGTGCACTGCATGATCTttcaataaaaactacaaaaacagactcgctgtttttttattgaaacatTTTGTAACAATACTCCTTCTTCGCCACCAGGTGGCAGTGAAGATTCAATTTCAAATTTCTTTTAAAGAAATATACATATGGAGTtaaaagtgtatatatacaggtgtgtgtgtatatctgcaaaCATgtgtacacgtgtatatatacatttatattttatgtatACAAATGGGTATTTGTAaacatgtgtatgtacatatacaccaTTATGCatgtagatgtgtgtatatatatatatattacatatacgtatatgggtataagtatgtatgtatacatgtgtatatgtataaggaattcacattgtaagtattttaaataatttatttgtaaattatagtggaaaataagtatttaaccattcaaagctctcactgatggaaggaggtcttGACtcaatctcaggatacatggccccgttcattctttccttaacacggatcaatcgtcctgtccccttagcagaaaaacagccccaaagcatgatgtttccacacacccatgcttcacagtaggtgtggtgttcttgggatgcaacaaagtattcttcttcctccaaacacgaacagttgagtttataccaataaGTTGTATTTTGGCTTCATCTGacacacatgacattctcccaatcctctgctgtatcatccatgtatccattttggtataaactcaactggtggtgtttggaggaagaagaatactgagttgcatcccaagaacaccatacctactgtgaagcattggggtgg
The DNA window shown above is from Nerophis ophidion isolate RoL-2023_Sa linkage group LG23, RoL_Noph_v1.0, whole genome shotgun sequence and carries:
- the ddx5 gene encoding probable ATP-dependent RNA helicase DDX5 isoform X1, which translates into the protein MPGYSDRDRGRDRDRGYGGGPPRFGGGRGGGGGGNKFGNPGDRLRKKHWNLDELPKFEKNFYQEHPDVSRRPMQEVENYRRVKTITVKGRNCPNPIVNFHEASFPTYVMDVINKQNWTEPTPIQAQGWPLALSGHDMVGIAQTGSGKTLSYLLPAIVHINHQPFLERGDGPICLVLAPTRELAQQVQQVAAEYGRASRLKTTCIYGGAPKGPQIRDLERGVEICIATPGRLIDFLEAGKTNLRRCTYLVLDEADRMLDMGFEPQIRKIVDQIRPDRQTLMWSATWPKEVRQLAEDFLKDNVQINVGALQLSANHNILQIVDVCNDGEKENKLIRLLEEIMSEKENKTIIFVETKRRCDDLTRRMRRDGWPAMGIHGDKSQQERDWVLNEFKYGKAPILIATDVASRGLDVEDVKFVINFDYPNNSEDYIHRIGRTARSQKTGTAYTFFTPNNMRQASDLVSVLREANQAINPKLLQMAEVRGGRSRGGRGGDFDRRDRYSGRRDYGSYRDRDGGRGFDNGPSKSFNTNTQNGGYGANNNNNSGGGGGGSNGFSGASYNGNNGQSFNNQAAAFPPQNNFQGQQNGNQFSFPPAQAPPPLSSYAMPPQFPQ
- the ddx5 gene encoding probable ATP-dependent RNA helicase DDX5 isoform X2, which produces MPGYSDRDRGRDRDRGYGGGPPRFGGGRGGGGGGNKFGNPGDRLRKKHWNLDELPKFEKNFYQEHPDVSRRPMQEVENYRRVKTITVKGRNCPNPIVNFHEASFPTYVMDVINKQNWTEPTPIQAQGWPLALSGHDMVGIAQTGSGKTLSYLLPAIVHINHQPFLERGDGPICLVLAPTRELAQQVQQVAAEYGRASRLKTTCIYGGAPKGPQIRDLERGVEICIATPGRLIDFLEAGKTNLRRCTYLVLDEADRMLDMGFEPQIRKIVDQIRPDRQTLMWSATWPKEVRQLAEDFLKDNVQINVGALQLSANHNILQIVDVCNDGEKENKLIRLLEEIMSEKENKTIIFVETKRRCDDLTRRMRRDGWPAMGIHGDKSQQERDWVLNEFKYGKAPILIATDVASRGLDVEDVKFVINFDYPNNSEDYIHRIGRTARSQKTGTAYTFFTPNNMRQASDLVSVLREANQAINPKLLQMAEVRGGKSNWSFKGRERW